The following is a genomic window from Planctomycetia bacterium.
GTCGTCGGTCCAGAATTCGTAAAGCGGCGTCGCCCCCGGGGTCCAGTTGTTGAAATCGCCGACGACATCGATGCGCTCGACATAGACGTCCGACGGCAACGCGTCGGCGGACTTACGGTCGAAGTTGATCGCGTGGAAGCCTTCATTTGTCAGAGCGGCCTGGTGCAGCGCGGGATCGTAGACGAGAAGCTGCGTGCCGGCTTTCGAATGGAGTTTTTTGGGGTTCTTTGCTCGCTTCGATTTGCCGGTCGCGGGAGTGAACGAGACCTTCAGGTTGCCTGGCTTATCGCTTAGGTAGATCGTGCCCCAGCGATTGCCGTGGAGTGGAAGCATCGGGGTGACGTCGCGATCTTGAGTGTCGGATTTCGGCGATAAATCCGCCGACCAGCCCTGGCCGAGGCGGACGATTTTTTTTGTTGTCGCCGATTGCTTACCGTCGCTGACTTTCAGCGAAACTTCGAAATTGCCGGAGCGCTCGACCGTGACGGCCTGCTGCAGGTGGTTCATGTTGCCCGGCTTGGACGGCTCCAGGAACGCGAGCCCATCTTGGGAAGTAACGTTCCACTCGCAGGATTTGATTTCTCGGCCGCGCGGGGCCTGGCTGAGTGTCGCATCGAGAACGACGCGGGCGGCGCCGACGTCTTCGCCGATGGCGCGGAAAAACGCGACCGGTTTTTTGGGCAGCGATTGTTCCATGCCCCAGGTTTTTTTGTCGACGTCCAGCCAGATACGGTAGACCGCGGACTGCGGGATGGTGAGGCGAATATCGCTGCCGGGCTGTACGAGACGGTCATCGCCGGCGCTGCCGAGGTGACGATTCCACGATCCGTCGAAGACGAATTTGCAACTATAACTGCCGCACTCCCAGAATCGCGTCAGTTCAAGAGATTGGCCGCGGCGCTTGAGTGCAAAGTCGTTGTCACCGGTCGCCCAGTTGTTGAAGGTGCCGGCCAGTCGCACGACCTTGAAGTCCGGCGCATCGGCGGCGGCCGTCGTTGTCGCCGCGAGAAGGGCGACGAACAGGAACAGGCGGCTTGGAGAGCGGGCAAATGACATGGTGGGACGTGAGGTCGTCATGCGCATTACTGTATGCGAAAACGATTTACCGTGCATCCACACAGAGAGCGGAGGACGGCACTCGAACGAACGCAGTTTTACTTCCTGGGCGCCGCCGCGGATTTGCGAATGGTGATGGAGACGGGGTGCGTCTCCTCGACGGACAAGACATGGCCCTCGAGCAGGGCCAGGAGGCGTTCGCAGGCGCGGCGGCCGATTTCGTAGATGGGGGTGTGGATGGTGGTCAGCGGGGGGTCGCAGAAGGCGGCCTGGTGGATGTCGTCGCAGCCGACGACGCTGACGTCGGCCGGAACGCGCAGGCCGATGTCCTTGAGGCCGCTGATGGCGCCGATGGCCATCTTGTCGTTTCCGGCGACGATGGCGGTGACGGCAGAGTCGCGCTCCATGAGTGCCACGGCAGCGGCAGCACCGCCTTCTTCGGTATAGAGCCCGTCCTGAACGCGATCGGTCGGAAGGCTGAGGCCCGCCTTTTTGATGGCGGCCTCCATGCCGGCGCGCAGATCGTGCGTCGTTTGCACCTCGGCGGCGCCGTGGATAAGGGCGAGGTTTTTATGGCCCAGATCAAGCAGGTATTTGCAGGCCAGGCGGCCGGCCTCGTGATAGTCGCAGCGGACGAAGTTGAGCGGCTGGTCGGGGAGATAGTTATTGACGACGATGACGGGCCGGGCCCGCTCGCGAAGGACGGACAGATAAGTGTCACGGTTGGTGACACCGAGGCAGAGGATGCCGTCGACGAAATGTCGATCGAAGAGCTCGACGTGCTGGTTGGAACCGAGGAAGACATCGTCAGCGACTTCGAGGAGGACTTTGTACCCGGCGGAGCGCGCGTGGTCGTGGATCGCGCTGATGATTTCGCCGAAGTAAGCATCGGCAAAGGCATGGCGGATTTGCGGTACAAGAATCGCGATGAAGCCGGTTCGCTGGGATTGAAGTCCCTGGGCCAGGCGGCTGGGGCGGTATCCAAGCCGCTCGACGGTGGCCAGGACACGATCGCGGGTGGCCTCGCTGATCCGCCGGTCGCG
Proteins encoded in this region:
- a CDS encoding LacI family DNA-binding transcriptional regulator, with product MAKRKTVSIKDVARESGSSLTTVSLVLNKRDRRISEATRDRVLATVERLGYRPSRLAQGLQSQRTGFIAILVPQIRHAFADAYFGEIISAIHDHARSAGYKVLLEVADDVFLGSNQHVELFDRHFVDGILCLGVTNRDTYLSVLRERARPVIVVNNYLPDQPLNFVRCDYHEAGRLACKYLLDLGHKNLALIHGAAEVQTTHDLRAGMEAAIKKAGLSLPTDRVQDGLYTEEGGAAAAVALMERDSAVTAIVAGNDKMAIGAISGLKDIGLRVPADVSVVGCDDIHQAAFCDPPLTTIHTPIYEIGRRACERLLALLEGHVLSVEETHPVSITIRKSAAAPRK